TCTGTGGCGAGATGAAGGATCCTCCTGAAATGCTTTTTTCATACGGCGCAGATCGTGTGGTTTTTATTAAACATGAAAAACTCGAGTATTTTAATCAGGATATTGCCGCTAAGTTAATTAGTTTTCTCATCGAAAAATATTTGCCGGAAATAGTTCTGGCTCCTGCCACAACTTATGGGCGAACATATCTTCCTG
The genomic region above belongs to Synergistaceae bacterium and contains:
- a CDS encoding electron transfer flavoprotein subunit alpha, which gives rise to MRRDASESAGIFVCGEVRRQKIHSVTMELIGKARELADKKKTEVMCLLFCGEMKDPPEMLFSYGADRVVFIKHEKLEYFNQDIAAKLISFLIEKYLPEIVLAPATTYGRTYLP